CCTGGGATTAAATTTGGTATTGGTCCCGCGATTGAAACCGGATTTTACTACGATGTTGACTTTGGTGATCGTGAATTTTCGTCTGATGACTTTAAAGCGATCGAAGACAAGATGCTGGAGCTGGCCAAACGAAAAGAAACATTTGAACGTAAAGCTGTTTCGAAATCGGATGCATTGGCTTACTTTACTGAAAAAGGAGATGAGTATAAGCTGGATTTAATCAAAGACTTGGAAGATGGAAAGATTACTTTCTATACTCAGGGGGAATTTACAGATTTATGTCGTGGCCCTCATATTCCAAATACTGGCTTTATCAAAGCGATTAAATTGACTAATGTCGCCGGTGCTTACTGGAGAGGTGATGAGTCTCGCAAACAGTTGACACGTATTTATGGTGTTACGTTCCCGAAGGCATCGGAGCTTACAGAATATTTGAAATTTATAGAAGAGGCGAAAAAACGCGATCACCGTAAACTGGGGAAAGAGTTGGAACTTTTTGCTTTTTCTGAAAAAGTTGGCGCGGGGTTGCCACTTTGGTTGCCTAAAGGTGCTGCATTACGTCAAAAGCTTATAGATTTTTTACAGAAGGCACAGTTGAACTCAGGGTATGAACCTGTTGTAACGCCTCATATTGGACATAAACAACTCTACGTGACTTCTGGACACTATGAGAAATATGGTGCAGACTCATTCCAGCCAATAAAAACTCCTATCGAAGGTGAAGAGTTTTTATTGAAACCCATGAATTGTCCGCATCACTGTGAGATTTATAAAGTAAAACCACGTTCTTACAAGGACTTACCTGTTCGTTTCGCTGAATTTGGTACGGTATACCGTTATGAGCAATCTGGTGAGCTTCATGGTTTAACAAGGGTGCGTGGGTTTACTCAGGATGATGCGCATTTGTTTTGCCGTCCCGATCAGGTTAAAGATGAATTCAAAAAAGTAATTGATTTAGTTCTTTATGTATTCGGCGCGCTAGGATTCAATGATTATACTGCACAGGTATCGTTACGTGATCCGGAGAATCGTACAAAGTATATTGGTACCGACGAAAATTGGGCTTTGGCTGAGTCTGCAATTATTGAGGCCGCAGAAGAGAAAGGGTTACCAACGGTAGTGGAATATGGTGAGGCTGCTTTCTATGGTCCTAAACTAGACTTTATGGTGAAGGATGCTTTAGGACGTAAGTGGCAATTGGGAACAATACAAGTAGATTATAATTTGCCCGAACGTTTTGAATTAGAGTATACTGGGAGTGACAATATGAAACATCGTCCAGTAATGATCCACCGTGCACCGTTTGGATCTTTAGAACGCTTTGTGGCTGTATTGATCGAACATTGCGCCGGGCAGTTTCCGTTATGGCTTGCGCCTGAGCAGTTTATCGTCTTACCAGTGTCAGAAAAATACGAAGAATATGCGCAAAATGTTTTAAATTCGCTAAATAATTCCGATATTCGCGGACTGATAGACTTACGTGACGAGAAAGTGGGCAGAAAAATCAGAGACGCCGAAGTGAAAAAGCTTCCTTATATGTTGATTGTTGGGGAGAAAGAGGTGGAAAATGGCACAGTTTCTGTACGTAAACATGGCTCAGTGGAATTAGGAACTATGACTGCTGAAGCATTTAGAGATATATTAATTAAGGAAATAACCGTTTAATTTTTAAACATTTGGCATTAAAAAGACCAGGTGGTCCAAGACCACCAATGAGAAAGAAAGAACCAGATCACCGCATTAATGAGTTAATCAAGGTACCTGAGGTACGCTTGGTGGGAGATAATGTGGAACAAGGAGTTTTCCCTACACGCAAAGCGTTAGAGTTGGCTGATGAGTTGGAACTTGATTTAGTGGAGATTTCGCCAAATGCTGTACCGCCGGTTTGTAAGATTATCGACTACAGTAAGTTTGTTTACGAACAGAAGAAGAAACAAAAGGAAATCAAAGCTAATGCAAAACAGACTGTTATTAAAGAAATTCGTTTCGGACCTAACTCTGGTGAGCATGATTTTGAGTTCAAATTAAAACATGCAATTAAGTTTCTAGAAAGTGGAGAGAAAGTGCGTGCGTATGTACATTTTAAGGGCCGTGCTATTGTACACAAAGATCAAGGTGAGATTTTATTGTTACGTTTCGCTCAGGCTTTGGAAGATTATGGAAAAGTGGAGCTTTTACCAAAATTAGAAGGTAAACGCATGTTTTTAACAGTAGCTCCAAAGGCTCCAAAAAAATAAAAAGAATTCTAACAGATTGATATAAAATTTATAAGTATTATGCCAAAAGTTAAAACCAATTCCAGCGCAAAGAAACGTTTCAAATTGACTGGAACAGGTAAAATTGCAAGAAAAAATGCCTTCAAAAGCCACATCTTGACAAAAAAGAGCACAAAACGTAAACGTAACTTAACACAAACAAGTTATGTATCTGATGGCGATATGGGCAACGTAAAACGTATGCTTGCTATCGGTAAATAAGTTTTATTCGATTTTATTTAATAATAATTTTTTAACCGGGTATAGGGTCGTAAGTTCATTGAAATACATGGCACCTTCTACCAAACTAATTTTAAAAATATGCCACGTTCGGTTAACGCAGTAGCTTCTAGAAGAAGACGCAAAAAAATCCTAGGCCTTGCAAAAGGGTACTTTGGATCACGTAGCAAAGTTTATACTATTGCTAAAAATACAGTAGAAAAAGGTTTACAATACGCTTACCGCGATCGTAAAACCAAAAAACGCGAGTTTAGAGCTTTATGGATTCAACGTATCAACGCTGGAGCTCGTCAACACGGAATTTCTTATTCCCAATTGATCGGTAAATTAAACGCTAAGAATATTGGTTTGAACCGTAAGGTTTTAGCTGACTTAGCTTTAAATAACCCAGAAGCTTTCAAAGCAGTTGTAGACGCAGTAAAATAGAGTTTTTAATCCGCTGTCAATTTGTTAGAGATATTAAAGGAGCCTATTAGGCTCCTTTTTTTGTTTTAACGACCTAACTCAATAAAAACCATGTTCATCACAATTCTACAAAAATAAATCTGGACAGGTCAAGGTCTCTACAGCAGGTGCAGACAATACGGTAATGAAAGTGAAATAGTATACAAAAGAAAATGGGCTAATATAACAGGTATTAGCCCACCGTTCTATTATTTTTTATATTTACAATTTACTTTCACTCTTTTTCTTTTTCTTGATTACTTTAGGCATCTGAGCCCTTTTTGCTTCATATTGTCGCTCAATGTATTGTATAATTTCTGAGGCAATATCCTTTTTTGTGGCTTTCTCAATACCTTCCAAACCCGGCGATGAATTCACTTCAAGTACTAAAGGACCGCGATCTGAAGGGATCATATCTACACCACAAACCGTAAGTCCTAATTGCGCGGCAGCAGCGATTGCCGTTTCCCTCTCGGCTTTACTTAACCGGATAATCTGGGCAGTGCCACCCCGATGGATATTTGATCTAAACTCGCCCTCTTTGGCTGTGCGTTTCATCGCGCCAACAACTTTGCCGTCAACCACAAATGCCCGGATATCTGAGCCCTTAGATTCTTTTATGAATTCTTGAATAAGAATATTATTGCCAAGACCGTAGAACGCTTCAATAACAGATGACGCCGCTTTTTTAGTTTCAGCAAGTACAACACCGATGCCTTGCGTACCTTCCAACAATTTAATGACCAATGGAGCTCCGCCAACCATACTAATGAGATCGTCGACGTCAGAAGCTGTACGTGCAAAGCCGGTAATAGGGAGTCCAATACCTGCTCCAGATAAAATTTGTAGACACCTTAATTTGTCCCTAGATCGCGTAATAGCTTGACTGGGATTGGCAGAAATGACATCCATGACTTCAAATTGTCTCACAATGGCAGATCCATAGAAAGTTACTGAAGCTCCTATCCTGGGAATAATGGCATCAATATCGCTGAGATCCTGACCTTTGTAATGAATGCTGGGTTTACCTTGCTGAATACCGACATAACACTTGCTGTGATCAATGACAACACATTCGTGTCCTCTTTGTTGTGCGGCTTCTACGAGACGACGAGTTGAGTATAAACTCTTTACTGTCGATAATACGGCAATTTTCACGATTTGTATATTGAGTATATTTTGTGCTAAGATAACAAAATAGCTTGGCTATTTGTTTTATTTTACCAGAGTCTTCTTGGAGAGATTTTCTTTAGAAACATCCACCAAAAACCTTTTGTTTAAGAAATTTTTACCCAAAAGCATTGGATATGTCATCTGAGATCGATTTCTAAAAGAGATTTTAATGCTAAACACTTGGTTGTACAACGCTGCTGTAGTGCGGATGTAATAACGCTTTTCTTCTTGGCCAAAGGAACTTTTTACCAACTTTGTCCTATAGAGTTTTAACTTAAGAGTTTTTGTTTCTTTTGTTTCGAAATTGATGATAAGTTCACCGACAATCCAGTCCTGGCCATCTTCATTAACGATTTTGTAAGAATTACAATGGAGTACAGATGAAGCAGCGCCAGTATCGACTTTCGCTTCTATACCATATATTCCCAACTCAGGTAGATCAAGGGTTTCTTTCCAACCAACAAGAAGTTTTTCTTTCATTTATACCAAATACAAAAAATTGCTTCTAGTGTAGTCATCCGAATGACCACACTGGAAGCAATTATCTTTTATTCGTAGATAAATTCTCCATAGGGAGATGTTATAGTAACTTTTTTAGATATAGAGTCTTCTACCCGGCCAATGATCTGGGCGGCAATTCCAAATGACTCAGAAATGGCGATAATATCCGATGCAATGGATTCAGGGACATACAACTCCATACGATGTCCCATATTGAACACCTTGTACATTTCTTTCCAGTCCGTATTCGATTCTTTCTGTATTAAATCAAAAAGAGGAGGGATCGGGAAAAGATTATCTTTGATGATGTGTACATTATCGACGAAGTGTAGGACTTTTGTTTGTGCTCCGCCCGAACAATGCACCATCCCGTCAATTTGAGAACGATACTTGTCTAGTATTTGTTTGATTACAGGGGCATAAGTACGCGTGGCTGAAAGAACAAGCTTACCCGCAGTTATTTTTTCTCCTGTTTCAACCTCAATTTCATTGGTGAGGTTCTGGCTTCCAGCGAAAACTAGTTCGTAAGGAACAGCTGGATCATACGCTTCAGGATATTTTTCAGCTACTTTTTTGTTAAATACATCATGACGTGCAGAAGTTAGTCCATTGGAACCCATTCCACCATTGTACGCCTGTTCATAGGTTGCTTTTCCATTCGATGCCAATCCAACAATGACGTTGCCGCCTTTGATACGATGATTTGAAATAACATCTTCACGTTTCATCCGACAGGTGACCGTACTATCCACAATGATGGTGCGAACTAGGTCACCCACATCAGCCGTTTCACCACCAGTAGAATAGATGCCAATTCCCAAATCCCGAAGTTCAGATAGAATCTCTTCTGTGCCATTGATGATTTCTGCAATCACCTCTCCAGGAATAAGATTTTTATTTCTGCCAATCGTTGAGGATAAAAGAATGTTATCGATGGCTCCCACGCAAAGCAAGTCGTCAATATTCATGATGATAGCATCTTGTGCAATACCTTTCCAAACAGAAATATCACCAGTTTCTTTCCAGTAAACATATGCCAATGAAGATTTGGTGCCAGCCCCATCAGCATGCATAATATTACACCATTCTGGATCTCCACCCAAAATATCTGGAATTATTTTGCAAAATGCTTTGGGAAATAGTCCCTTATCTATGTTTTTTATCGCATTGTGCACATCCTCTTTCCCTGCGGATACGCCCCGTTGATTGTATTTTAAATCTGACATCTTACGGCAAAAATAAGCAATAGGACTGAATTAATGAATCTAATTCGTGTAATTTAATCACTTATTATTATCCGCCAATGTGCAATCAAATTTTCAAGATTACTTTTTGCGTTCGCTGGACTTGTGCTGGGTAAACAGCTATAAATAATACCTTCCTTTTTGTCGAAATGCTTCAGATACAAACTGTATGCTTTTTGTCCATTAAAGATAATATGTTTGATTGAGGTGTGGGTTTCTAGCAGCTCAGCAATCGGATTGGGGCGTTCATCTTGTATGGCTAAATCCATGCTTCCAGGGCGAGAGGCTTCAGCACAAACATCCCAAAGACCGATATGGTTTCTGAGTAAGATATTTATCCGCTCCGTATAGCTTATCCGCTGCTGTGCATTGAACAGATATTCAATGACTTTCCAAAATCGATTTTGGGGATGTGCATAATATTCATTTTCTGCTAATGATTTATCTCCTGGTAACGAGCCAAGTATAAGAATTTGAGTCGTGCAATTTACTATGGGTAGAAAATGATTTTTTAAGCATATTCAAAAATATGAATTTTAATATTTCATTTGAAAAATTGAAAATAGTATACTATATTTATGATATTAAAATGATATCAAAAATATATTAACAAATTATGGAAAAACTAATTAAACCCATGTCAGGCTATTTAGCTTTATTGATAGCGGTATTTTCATTTGTAGCAGCGGTATTTTCATTTGCCAACGTAGAGGAAAGTTCACTGTATGTCGTATTGGGAGTAGCCTTGATGATTGCTACATTTTTTATTCTAAAGGGACTGATGATTATTAATCCCAATCATTCCCGTGTACTCAATTTCTTCGGAAAATATGTAGGTACCGTTAAGGAAAATGGTTTGTTTTTTGTCAATCCCTTGTATTCAACGATTAAAATAAGTCTTCGTTCGGATAACTTACAGGGACAGACACTGAAAGTAAATGATAAGATGGGAAACCCAATTGAGATTGGGGCAGTGATCGTATGGCAAGTGGGTGACACGTATAAAGCTGCTTATGATGTGAGTAATTATACATCTTATGTACGCACGCAGAGTGAAGCAGCCGTAAGACATTTGGCTGGAAGCTTTCCGTATGATAACTTGGAAGATGAAGGTGCTGAAATAACCTTAAGGGAGGGAGGAGATACTGTAAACCATATTCTTGAACAAGAATTGTCCGATCGTTTGGCACCAGCTGGGGTTATTATTAAGGAGGCAAGAATAAGTCATTTGGCTTATGCTTCTGAAATAGCCGGCGCAATGCTTCAAAGACAGCAGGCAGCAGCTATTGTGGCGGCAAGGGCAAAAATTGTAGATGGTGCCGTTGGAATGGTCGAAATGGCTCTTCATAAGTTATCTGAAAAGGATATTGTGGTGCTTGATAACGAGAAGAAAGCTGCGATGGTCAGTAATTTGATGGTGGTACTCTGTGGTGAAAAAGCGGCCACACCAATTGTAAATACAGGTACGTTGTATCAATAAATGGGATGAAATGGCAGATAAGAAAAACTTTATGCTACGCTTAGATGACCAGATGTATAAAGCATTGGAAAAATGGGCTGCGGACGAGTTTAGAAGTGTTAACGGGCAGATGGAATATCTTTTACATAAAGCACTGCTAGAAAATAAAAGATTAGATCCGGATAAAAAAGCTGCTGACAGGAAATAAGTAATAATAAGTACGAAAAATGTACCTTTGATTTCGTTATCAACGAGGTTAAAGGTATTTTTTTAAAGGTATCAACTACAGAAGATGAAGATTAATCCAGCATACAAGTTATTGGTCGTAAGCACAAGTACAATTTATGGCAGTGAGTTTTTAGAATACATTAAGCATGACTTTGTCGAATTTATTCAGTCAGACGAATTATTGTTTATCCCTTTTGCGAGACCTTCGGGCATCTCATTTGATACCTATACGGCTAAGGTTCAAGAAGCCTTAACAGATAAGGGTGTAACTGTCATGGGATTGCACTGTTTCGCGAATATGAAGAAAGCAATTCAAGATGCCAAGGCTATTTTTATTGGCGGCGGGAATACATTTTTACTGTTAAAAACCTTATATGAATTGGATTTGGTCCAGCAATTGCGTGTACAAATAGCAAAGGGAATTCCATACGTTGGCACATCAGCGGGTTCCAATTTAACAGGGCTAACTATTGGAACCACAAATGACATGCCTATTGTTTATCCGCCTAGCTTTGATGCGCTTGGTTTTTTACCATTTAATATCAATCCACATTATTTGGATCCAGATCCAAAGTCCACACATCGAGGGGAAACGAGAGAAACGCGAATTAAGGAATTTCATCAGCTGAATACGCAGCCCGTCATTGGTTTACGTGAAGGTAGTTGGTTGCATGTAAATGATGGAAAAAAACAACTGCAGGGTGATCTGGCTGCGTTACTTTTTAGGCCTGGCCTAGAGCCCGTCGAGCTAGCGCCTGGATTAATTAATTTTTAAGCTATTGTTAAATCTATAGCAATAATAAACTAAATACATCCATCCACGCAGCACAAGGGGATTTAAGGCAGTATTGGCCCGAACTATCATTAGAAAAAATAGTGTTTCTATTTGTTGGAAATAGTACAAAATAAGCTACTTTTGCCCTAAATCCATTAATTATCTTCCAATGGAACAAAATTCAGCATTACACCCAGCCGATATCGCGGAAGAAATCTCGCGTCTAACTAAAGGGGAACAACATCAGCAGTTTATGAACTATCCACTGGAGGATAGATTGGAAATCTTTTGTTTTTTTGAATTGGATGTTCAGTACACGTTGATCAAATCAATGACAGAACATGAACTTTCTGAATTGCTGAATAATCTGAAACCGGATACCCGAAATGATCTGTTATCGGAACTTCCCGATGATTTAATTAAATACCTAATCAATCTTTTGAATGAGCGG
The genomic region above belongs to Sphingobacterium zeae and contains:
- the thrS gene encoding threonine--tRNA ligase, translated to MINITLPDGSVRAYQEGITAAEIALSISEGLARNVLAAEVNGEVWDSARAIENDATVKLLTWNDTKGKSTFWHSSAHLLAEALEALYPGIKFGIGPAIETGFYYDVDFGDREFSSDDFKAIEDKMLELAKRKETFERKAVSKSDALAYFTEKGDEYKLDLIKDLEDGKITFYTQGEFTDLCRGPHIPNTGFIKAIKLTNVAGAYWRGDESRKQLTRIYGVTFPKASELTEYLKFIEEAKKRDHRKLGKELELFAFSEKVGAGLPLWLPKGAALRQKLIDFLQKAQLNSGYEPVVTPHIGHKQLYVTSGHYEKYGADSFQPIKTPIEGEEFLLKPMNCPHHCEIYKVKPRSYKDLPVRFAEFGTVYRYEQSGELHGLTRVRGFTQDDAHLFCRPDQVKDEFKKVIDLVLYVFGALGFNDYTAQVSLRDPENRTKYIGTDENWALAESAIIEAAEEKGLPTVVEYGEAAFYGPKLDFMVKDALGRKWQLGTIQVDYNLPERFELEYTGSDNMKHRPVMIHRAPFGSLERFVAVLIEHCAGQFPLWLAPEQFIVLPVSEKYEEYAQNVLNSLNNSDIRGLIDLRDEKVGRKIRDAEVKKLPYMLIVGEKEVENGTVSVRKHGSVELGTMTAEAFRDILIKEITV
- the infC gene encoding translation initiation factor IF-3 — translated: MALKRPGGPRPPMRKKEPDHRINELIKVPEVRLVGDNVEQGVFPTRKALELADELELDLVEISPNAVPPVCKIIDYSKFVYEQKKKQKEIKANAKQTVIKEIRFGPNSGEHDFEFKLKHAIKFLESGEKVRAYVHFKGRAIVHKDQGEILLLRFAQALEDYGKVELLPKLEGKRMFLTVAPKAPKK
- a CDS encoding ATP-dependent zinc protease family protein, which produces MKEKLLVGWKETLDLPELGIYGIEAKVDTGAASSVLHCNSYKIVNEDGQDWIVGELIINFETKETKTLKLKLYRTKLVKSSFGQEEKRYYIRTTAALYNQVFSIKISFRNRSQMTYPMLLGKNFLNKRFLVDVSKENLSKKTLVK
- a CDS encoding SPFH domain-containing protein produces the protein MEKLIKPMSGYLALLIAVFSFVAAVFSFANVEESSLYVVLGVALMIATFFILKGLMIINPNHSRVLNFFGKYVGTVKENGLFFVNPLYSTIKISLRSDNLQGQTLKVNDKMGNPIEIGAVIVWQVGDTYKAAYDVSNYTSYVRTQSEAAVRHLAGSFPYDNLEDEGAEITLREGGDTVNHILEQELSDRLAPAGVIIKEARISHLAYASEIAGAMLQRQQAAAIVAARAKIVDGAVGMVEMALHKLSEKDIVVLDNEKKAAMVSNLMVVLCGEKAATPIVNTGTLYQ
- a CDS encoding Arc family DNA binding domain-containing protein, with product MADKKNFMLRLDDQMYKALEKWAADEFRSVNGQMEYLLHKALLENKRLDPDKKAADRK
- the rpmI gene encoding 50S ribosomal protein L35 codes for the protein MPKVKTNSSAKKRFKLTGTGKIARKNAFKSHILTKKSTKRKRNLTQTSYVSDGDMGNVKRMLAIGK
- the rimK gene encoding 30S ribosomal protein S6--L-glutamate ligase; this encodes MKIAVLSTVKSLYSTRRLVEAAQQRGHECVVIDHSKCYVGIQQGKPSIHYKGQDLSDIDAIIPRIGASVTFYGSAIVRQFEVMDVISANPSQAITRSRDKLRCLQILSGAGIGLPITGFARTASDVDDLISMVGGAPLVIKLLEGTQGIGVVLAETKKAASSVIEAFYGLGNNILIQEFIKESKGSDIRAFVVDGKVVGAMKRTAKEGEFRSNIHRGGTAQIIRLSKAERETAIAAAAQLGLTVCGVDMIPSDRGPLVLEVNSSPGLEGIEKATKKDIASEIIQYIERQYEAKRAQMPKVIKKKKKSESKL
- a CDS encoding AIR synthase related protein — its product is MSDLKYNQRGVSAGKEDVHNAIKNIDKGLFPKAFCKIIPDILGGDPEWCNIMHADGAGTKSSLAYVYWKETGDISVWKGIAQDAIIMNIDDLLCVGAIDNILLSSTIGRNKNLIPGEVIAEIINGTEEILSELRDLGIGIYSTGGETADVGDLVRTIIVDSTVTCRMKREDVISNHRIKGGNVIVGLASNGKATYEQAYNGGMGSNGLTSARHDVFNKKVAEKYPEAYDPAVPYELVFAGSQNLTNEIEVETGEKITAGKLVLSATRTYAPVIKQILDKYRSQIDGMVHCSGGAQTKVLHFVDNVHIIKDNLFPIPPLFDLIQKESNTDWKEMYKVFNMGHRMELYVPESIASDIIAISESFGIAAQIIGRVEDSISKKVTITSPYGEFIYE
- the rplT gene encoding 50S ribosomal protein L20; translated protein: MPRSVNAVASRRRRKKILGLAKGYFGSRSKVYTIAKNTVEKGLQYAYRDRKTKKREFRALWIQRINAGARQHGISYSQLIGKLNAKNIGLNRKVLADLALNNPEAFKAVVDAVK
- the pepE gene encoding dipeptidase PepE yields the protein MKINPAYKLLVVSTSTIYGSEFLEYIKHDFVEFIQSDELLFIPFARPSGISFDTYTAKVQEALTDKGVTVMGLHCFANMKKAIQDAKAIFIGGGNTFLLLKTLYELDLVQQLRVQIAKGIPYVGTSAGSNLTGLTIGTTNDMPIVYPPSFDALGFLPFNINPHYLDPDPKSTHRGETRETRIKEFHQLNTQPVIGLREGSWLHVNDGKKQLQGDLAALLFRPGLEPVELAPGLINF
- a CDS encoding DNA-deoxyinosine glycosylase, producing MCLKNHFLPIVNCTTQILILGSLPGDKSLAENEYYAHPQNRFWKVIEYLFNAQQRISYTERINILLRNHIGLWDVCAEASRPGSMDLAIQDERPNPIAELLETHTSIKHIIFNGQKAYSLYLKHFDKKEGIIYSCLPSTSPANAKSNLENLIAHWRIIISD